The Hemiscyllium ocellatum isolate sHemOce1 chromosome 27 unlocalized genomic scaffold, sHemOce1.pat.X.cur. SUPER_27_unloc_2, whole genome shotgun sequence genome includes a region encoding these proteins:
- the LOC132807693 gene encoding E3 ubiquitin-protein ligase CCNB1IP1: MAMCEDVLLCNFAKCRAKLSGFAWVTACSHVFCDQHGSGEFSRSPALCPACKSALAGKLDIVRTELSPSEEYKAMVLSGLRPELILDIASRALAFWTYQIHQERLYQEYAYSKAESRLRQMEKLYTQQIQGKDMEVSNSRGEVSSLKKLLEEYKKKYSEISEKLMERNRQYQKLQGLYDSLRLRTLAMTGEGDSAVSAPPSTALYSLPMGGLAKYIPTESPQGRPAAGEGGDFHLRPSFFGSPAAERSGGFFTFSPSEGAAQELRQPQAQAQAQARALGANGLYKMKKM; this comes from the exons ATGGCGATGTGCGAGGACGTGCTGCTGTGTAACTTCGCCAAGTGCCGCGCCAAGCTGTCCGGCTTCGCCTGGGTCACCGCCTGCTCGCACGTCTTCTGCGACCAGCACGGCAGCGGCGAGTTCAGCCGCTCGCCCGCCCTGTGCCCGGCCTGCAAGAGCGCGCTGGCCGGCAAGCTGGACATCGTCCGCACCGAGCTCAGCCCGTCCGAGGAATACAAGGCCATGGTGCTGTCCGGCCTCCGGCCAGAGCTCATCCTCGACATCGCGTCCCGAGCGCTCGCCTTCTGGACCTACCAG atCCACCAGGAGAGGCTGTACCAGGAGTACGCCTACAGCAAGGCCGAGAGCCGGCTGAGGCAGATGGAGAAACTGTACACCCAGCAGATCCAGGGGAAGGACATGGAGGTCAGCAACAGCCGTGGGGAGGTCTCCTCCCTCAAGAAGCTGCTGGAGGAGTACAAGAAAAAGTACAGCGAGATCTCGGAGAAGCTGATGGAGAGGAACCGACAGTACCAGAAACTGCAAGGGCTCTACGACAGCCTGAGGCTCCGCACCCTGGCCATGACAGGGGAGGGAGACTCCGCGGTGTCTGCTCCACCTTCCACAGCTCTCTACAGCCTGCCCATGG gGGGCCTGGCCAAGTACATCCCGACGGAGAGCCCCCAGGGTAGGCCGGCTGCCGGGGAGGGTGGGGACTTCCACCTGCGCCCCTCCTTCTTCGGCTCCCCCGCGGCAGAGCGGTCGGGGGGCTTCTTCACCTTCTCCCCGAGCGAAGGGGCTGCCCAGGAGCTCCGCCaaccccaggcccaggcccaggcccaggcgcGGGCCCTGGGGGCGAACGGCCTGTACAAGATGAAGAAGATGTGA